From the Glandiceps talaboti chromosome 12, keGlaTala1.1, whole genome shotgun sequence genome, one window contains:
- the LOC144443835 gene encoding sodium-dependent multivitamin transporter-like: protein MIIGITIMTFTFIPVIRGLEIVSIYEYVSLRFHHSLRIAVSCLYLLTTNLYMATTLVGPALAFQAVQGIDYWITIVITGAVCTFYTTLGGMKAVIWTDVFQCIVMLSSIIVVMVLATNQAGGLNTVFEYNNYHGRLDIFEFGPDPTIRLTFWGVLSLMFYSMGTMVNQGAVQRIMAAKSVGQAKGTVLLTIPLNMVMFSLLFVTGLALFAFYDNDLTPLWPSINSTFSPLDNITVPPQDWEEPNYVPNYRTPDQILIFFVSSKLGHIPGLQGLFVSCLFAGALSSISSGLNGLVAVILRDMILPWRRWRSIRTDQPMTQNDFRDTTITKGLTFLFGIVSTVLAFGVPYLGTFVQITAVIFSAFASPILGTYTLGMCYPRANTWGAFIAIIIGTSWGMWVSLGNVLSMKAMIPVLPFYKISFVWYGFMNWTVTVIFGIVVSEIRRCIVPSERKKKVDPKLLLSFLRPKHPPHEEQKSPESVRLTEPNEEKWNMSTMQETSTLVTNRYVNLDRVTNV, encoded by the exons ATGATAATTGGGATAACAATAATGACGTTCACGTTTATACCTGTCATCCGGGGACTTGAAATAGTCAGTATTTATGAG TATGTTTCTCTCCGATTTCATCACTCACTGCGCATCGCCGTATCATGTCTTTATCTGTTGACAACAAACCTATATATGGCTACCACATTGGTTGGACCAGCATTGGCTTTCCAAGCAG TACAAGGCATAGACTATTGGATAACCATCGTCATTACAGGGGCTGTCTGTACCTTTTATACGACCTTG GGTGGAATGAAAGCTGTCATCTGGACTGATGTCTTTCAATGCATCGTTATGTTGAGTTCgatcattgttgtcatggtattGGCTACCAACCAGGCCGGTGGTTTAAACACTGTGTTTGAATACAACAATTACCATGGAAGGCTCGATATTTTCGA GTTTGGTCCAGACCCAACCATTCGCCTGACGTTCTGGGGTGTATTAAGTTTGATGTTTTATTCAATGGGAACGATGGTTAACCAAGGTGCTGTCCAACGAATAATGGCGGCAAAATCTGTAGGCCAAGCCAAAGG GACCGTGTTATTGACAATACCGCTCAACATGGTGATGTTTTCACTCCTGTTTGTAACTGGGCTTGCTCTGTTTGCCTTCTATGACA ATGACTTAACTCCACTTTGGCCATCAATCAACAGTACCTTTTCTCCACTAGACA ATATAACAGTTCCTCCACAAGACTGGGAGGAACCAAACTACGTGCCAAATTACCGCACCCCAGACCAG ATACTTATCTTCTTCGTGAGTTCAAAATTAGGCCACATCCCAGGACTGCAAGGATTGTTTGTTTCATGTTTGTTTGCTGGTGCATTGAG CTCAATTTCCTCAGGCCTTAATGGGTTAGTTGCAGTGATATTGAGGGATATGATATTACCATGGCGACGATGGCGATCTATCCGGACTGACCAGCCGATGACACAAAATGACTTCAGAGATACCACCATAACGAAAGGACTAA CTTTCTTATTTGGTATCGTCTCCACTGTTCTGGCTTTCGGTGTACCCTATTTAGGCACATTCGTCCAAATTACTGCTGTGATATTTAGCGCATTTGCATCTCCAATTCTTGGTACGTACACTCTGGGCATGTGCTATCCAAGGGCAAATACATG GGGTGCTTTTATTGCAATTATCATAGGAACTAGTTGGGGCATGTGGGTCTCCCTGGGAAACGTCTTGTCAATGAAGGCTATGATTCCAGTTTTGCCATTTTACAAG ATATCTTTCGTTTGGTATGGGTTTATGAATTGGACAGTGACTGTCATATTTGGTATTGTGGTCAGTGAAATTCGACGATGTATTGTGCCCTCAGAGAGAAAGAAGAAGGTCGATCCAAAGCTACTGTTATCCTTCCTAAG ACCCAAACATCCACCACATGAAGAACAGAAGTCTCCTGAAAGTGTTCGTTTGACTGAACCCAATGAAGAAAAATGGAACATGTCAACAATGCAAGAAACGTCAACCCTTGTAACAAATCGATATGTGAATCTTGATCGAGTGACTAACGTGTAA